A section of the Pseudomonas sp. FP453 genome encodes:
- a CDS encoding dermonecrotic toxin domain-containing protein produces MPNHPFANGLSGHLQSSESWGQQQALALLRQIMAQSMSPLTSAQRLEYLRLQRAAHDAFKAVDAENTRLIKDFKDIGVAQLRNKLGGLDPHAITLHTRYLEKLEPPLPWEPRKSTLGGLAQGARFRRDVDEWKYRTHVSSLSLWDAACLNFDFATGTPQASGHRYVDASYLTGVSEKRLSVSQFIAISRELDLGGQLQARLSSALGPGGKLHGLIETSARTHLLFEALEAYRDRATTGLTQPLYDKLVAAIDGSGTALPFETLSMDLDKTILPAVPFALSGTSIPLPLLLIKGGKPRGGVLFPVPSRWRLALSHGCQGGRRGVSRRHQGQPP; encoded by the coding sequence ATGCCCAACCACCCCTTTGCCAACGGCTTGTCCGGCCACTTGCAGTCCAGCGAATCCTGGGGCCAGCAACAGGCCCTGGCACTGCTGCGCCAGATAATGGCGCAATCGATGAGCCCGCTGACGTCCGCACAACGGCTCGAATACCTCAGGCTGCAACGTGCCGCCCACGACGCATTCAAGGCAGTGGACGCGGAAAACACCCGGCTGATCAAAGACTTCAAAGACATCGGCGTGGCGCAACTGCGCAACAAACTCGGCGGCCTCGACCCCCACGCCATCACGCTGCACACCCGCTACCTGGAAAAGCTTGAACCGCCCCTGCCCTGGGAACCGCGCAAAAGCACCCTCGGCGGCTTGGCCCAAGGTGCACGTTTTCGCCGTGACGTGGACGAATGGAAGTACCGCACCCATGTTTCAAGCCTGTCGCTTTGGGACGCGGCCTGCCTGAACTTCGACTTCGCCACCGGTACACCCCAGGCCTCGGGGCACCGGTATGTCGATGCGTCGTACCTGACCGGCGTCAGTGAAAAGCGGCTGAGCGTCAGCCAATTCATCGCCATCAGCCGCGAATTGGACCTGGGCGGCCAACTGCAAGCCAGGCTGTCCAGCGCCCTGGGCCCCGGCGGCAAACTGCACGGCTTGATCGAGACCAGTGCGCGCACCCACCTGCTGTTCGAAGCGCTGGAGGCGTATCGCGACCGCGCCACTACGGGCCTGACGCAACCCCTGTACGACAAGCTGGTCGCGGCGATCGATGGCAGCGGCACGGCACTGCCCTTCGAGACCCTGAGCATGGACCTCGATAAAACCATCCTGCCGGCGGTGCCCTTTGCCCTGTCGGGCACGAGCATCCCGTTGCCCCTGTTGCTAATCAAAGGTGGGAAGCCTAGGGGTGGTGTCCTATTTCCCGTTCCGTCCCGGTGGCGCCTTGCGCTATCACACGGATGCCAAGGTGGCCGGCGCGGCGTTTCTCGACGACATCAAGGCCAGCCACCGTGA
- a CDS encoding OpgC family protein, which translates to MLNGRDPRIDFFRGLALIFIFWDHVPHNPLGQITLRNLGFSDAAEVFVFLAGFASVMAYGKVLQREGYWMACLKILRRTWVLYVVHIFLLAMLMGIVFFANSHVETRDLVQEMGMTHFITHPQQALLDELLLRFKPNLMDPLPLYIVLLASLALALPLMLRWPMAVVAVSLTVYLLAPWMGWNLRAIEDGVWYFNPVTWQLLFVLGGAAAIRSGQAKPVQSQPLLRQSLFVAAALYVVVTGLITVAWRWPEIHDALMPASISDLIYPISKTDLSPVRLLHFLALAYVTAKLLPTAGWTQNPVAAQVCRMGRFSLEIFCLGVLLAPLADMLNAMAGDALLIQLLTALIGVVLMAALGAWLELNKRLSQRTT; encoded by the coding sequence ATGCTGAACGGACGCGACCCGCGCATCGATTTTTTTCGGGGCCTGGCGTTGATCTTCATTTTCTGGGATCACGTCCCCCACAACCCCCTCGGCCAGATCACCCTGCGTAACCTCGGTTTCAGTGACGCGGCGGAAGTCTTCGTGTTCCTCGCCGGCTTCGCCTCGGTAATGGCCTATGGCAAAGTCCTGCAACGCGAAGGCTACTGGATGGCCTGCCTGAAAATCCTGCGCCGCACCTGGGTGCTGTACGTGGTGCACATCTTCTTGCTGGCGATGCTGATGGGCATCGTGTTTTTCGCCAACAGCCATGTGGAGACCCGCGACCTGGTGCAAGAGATGGGCATGACCCACTTCATCACCCATCCGCAACAGGCCCTGCTCGATGAGTTGCTGCTGCGCTTCAAGCCCAACCTGATGGACCCGTTGCCGCTGTACATCGTCTTGCTCGCCAGCCTGGCGCTGGCGTTGCCGCTGATGCTGCGCTGGCCCATGGCAGTGGTGGCGGTGTCGCTGACGGTGTATCTGCTGGCGCCGTGGATGGGCTGGAACCTGCGGGCAATCGAGGACGGCGTGTGGTACTTCAACCCGGTGACCTGGCAGTTGCTGTTTGTACTGGGCGGCGCGGCGGCGATTCGCAGCGGGCAGGCCAAGCCGGTCCAGAGCCAACCCTTGTTGCGCCAGTCGCTGTTTGTCGCGGCGGCGCTGTACGTCGTGGTCACCGGCCTGATTACGGTGGCGTGGCGCTGGCCCGAGATCCATGACGCGCTGATGCCGGCATCGATCAGCGACCTGATCTACCCCATCAGCAAGACCGACCTGTCGCCCGTGCGCCTGTTGCACTTCCTCGCCCTGGCCTACGTCACCGCCAAGCTGCTGCCCACCGCAGGCTGGACGCAAAACCCGGTGGCTGCGCAGGTGTGCCGCATGGGACGGTTCTCGCTGGAGATCTTCTGCCTCGGGGTGCTGCTTGCACCGTTGGCCGACATGCTCAACGCCATGGCCGGCGATGCGCTGCTGATACAACTGCTGACTGCGCTGATCGGGGTTGTCCTGATGGCGGCGCTGGGCGCCTGGCTGGAGTTGAACAAGCGCCTGAGCCAACGCACTACATAG